One window from the genome of Thermus sediminis encodes:
- a CDS encoding ATP phosphoribosyltransferase regulatory subunit, protein MIPEGTRFLLPPEARLKAEAMGRLQDLFRRYGYEPVELPALEAFDPLHPLAQRSFKLVDRTGEVLALRSEFTTLLAKLLRPHLQEGVHRFQYAGSLWLREADAELGRLREYTQVGLELIGATGPLADAEVLELAFAALEALGVEGVVEVGLPSLVGEVLRASGLPEEAQREAQKAIHRKNLPELQALLARYPVSEEARKTLLALPDLYGEEEVLKEAEGLPLPKRAREALKNLRRALDLLGRPVLLDLGMARRYEYYSGIFFRAYTPGFGLPLLGGGRYDGALLPKAAGFALGVERLLEALKLPQGEAPPEVLALDLKALRRFAKERRVELFHGEDPVAHAKARGIPYLAQGEQLWRVE, encoded by the coding sequence ATGATCCCTGAGGGCACCCGCTTCCTCCTCCCCCCGGAGGCCCGGCTCAAGGCCGAGGCCATGGGCAGGCTTCAGGACCTCTTCCGGCGCTACGGGTATGAGCCCGTGGAGCTCCCCGCCCTCGAGGCCTTTGACCCCCTCCACCCCCTGGCCCAGAGGTCCTTCAAGCTGGTGGACAGGACCGGGGAGGTCCTGGCCCTGAGGAGCGAGTTCACCACCCTTCTTGCGAAGCTCCTCAGGCCCCACCTCCAAGAGGGGGTCCACCGCTTCCAGTACGCCGGGTCCCTATGGCTGAGGGAGGCGGATGCGGAGCTCGGGCGCCTAAGGGAGTACACCCAGGTGGGCCTGGAGCTCATCGGGGCCACGGGGCCCCTGGCCGACGCCGAGGTCTTGGAGCTCGCCTTCGCCGCCCTCGAGGCCCTGGGGGTAGAAGGGGTGGTGGAGGTGGGCCTCCCCAGCCTGGTGGGGGAGGTACTCCGGGCCTCCGGCCTCCCCGAGGAGGCCCAAAGGGAGGCCCAAAAGGCCATCCACCGCAAGAACCTGCCTGAACTCCAGGCCCTCCTCGCCCGCTACCCGGTGTCCGAGGAGGCCAGGAAGACCCTCCTCGCCCTCCCCGATCTCTACGGGGAGGAGGAGGTCCTGAAGGAGGCGGAAGGCCTCCCCCTCCCAAAGAGGGCCAGGGAGGCCCTGAAGAACCTGCGGAGGGCCCTGGACCTCCTGGGGAGGCCCGTGCTCCTGGACCTGGGCATGGCCCGGCGCTACGAGTACTACTCGGGGATCTTCTTCCGGGCCTACACCCCGGGCTTCGGCCTCCCCCTCCTGGGGGGCGGGCGGTACGACGGGGCCCTCCTGCCCAAGGCAGCGGGTTTTGCCCTGGGGGTGGAGAGGCTTTTGGAGGCCCTCAAGCTCCCCCAGGGGGAAGCCCCCCCGGAGGTCCTGGCCCTGGACCTCAAAGCCCTCCGCCGCTTCGCCAAGGAGAGGCGGGTGGAGCTATTCCACGGCGAGGACCCCGTGGCCCACGCCAAGGCCCGGGGCATCCCCTACCTGGCCCAGGGGGAGCAGCTTTGGAGGGTGGAATGA
- a CDS encoding peptidylprolyl isomerase, with the protein MAARLFLLLALFLSACRGESMKPLPYLSETPVRTFSAPKAVLEPGKDYYARLRTTKGEILLDLLEKEAPNTVNSFVFLALHRYFEGVEWHRVIPGFVAQTGDPTGTGRGGPGYTFGLEIAPGLAYDREGMVGMARTQDPNSNGSQFFITLGPAPHLTGQYTLFAKVVEGMGVVRRLNPTEGPLATGARDKLLSVEILIKE; encoded by the coding sequence ATGGCCGCGCGCCTTTTCCTTCTCCTCGCCCTCTTCCTCAGCGCTTGCCGAGGTGAGAGCATGAAGCCCCTCCCCTACCTCTCCGAAACCCCCGTTCGCACCTTTTCCGCCCCCAAGGCGGTCCTGGAGCCCGGAAAGGACTACTACGCAAGGCTCAGGACCACCAAGGGGGAGATCCTCCTGGACCTTCTGGAAAAGGAAGCCCCCAACACGGTGAACTCCTTTGTCTTCCTGGCCCTCCACCGCTACTTTGAGGGGGTGGAGTGGCACCGGGTCATCCCTGGCTTCGTGGCCCAGACGGGGGACCCCACGGGCACCGGGCGGGGCGGCCCCGGCTACACCTTTGGCCTGGAGATCGCCCCGGGGCTGGCCTACGACCGGGAAGGGATGGTGGGCATGGCCCGCACCCAGGACCCCAACTCCAACGGGAGCCAGTTCTTCATCACCCTAGGGCCCGCCCCCCACCTCACGGGCCAGTACACCCTCTTCGCAAAGGTGGTGGAGGGGATGGGGGTGGTGAGGCGCCTCAATCCCACGGAGGGCCCCCTGGCCACGGGGGCCAGGGACAAGCTCCTCTCCGTGGAGATCCTGATCAAGGAATGA
- the dcd gene encoding dCTP deaminase: MVKPDWWIREMAKKGMIEPFEERLVREGVISYGLSSFGYDLRAAPEWRIFTDLFSTVVDPKGFDPKSFVEYEGEEVIIPPNSFALTRSVEYIRMPENVIAIALGKSTYARCGIVANVTPLEPGWEGHVTLEISNTAPLPAKVYAGEGIVQLLFLEGPKPEVTYRDRQGKYQGQRGITLPRV; this comes from the coding sequence ATGGTGAAGCCGGACTGGTGGATCCGGGAGATGGCGAAAAAGGGGATGATCGAGCCCTTTGAGGAGCGCCTGGTGCGGGAAGGGGTCATCAGCTACGGCCTTTCCAGCTTCGGCTATGACCTCCGGGCTGCCCCCGAGTGGCGGATCTTCACGGACCTCTTCTCCACGGTGGTGGACCCCAAGGGGTTTGACCCCAAAAGCTTTGTGGAGTACGAGGGGGAGGAGGTCATCATCCCCCCCAACTCCTTCGCCCTCACCCGGAGCGTGGAGTACATCCGCATGCCGGAGAACGTCATCGCCATCGCCTTGGGCAAGAGCACCTACGCCCGGTGCGGCATCGTGGCCAACGTCACCCCCCTGGAGCCCGGCTGGGAGGGGCACGTGACCCTGGAGATCTCCAACACCGCCCCCTTGCCCGCCAAGGTCTACGCTGGGGAGGGCATCGTCCAGCTCCTCTTCCTGGAAGGCCCTAAGCCCGAGGTCACCTACCGGGACCGCCAGGGCAAGTACCAGGGCCAAAGGGGCATCACCCTGCCCCGGGTGTAG